CGACGGCGATCGACAGCGTGCGGTTCGAGAAACCGCCATGGGGCGCCGATGGCGGCGCGGCCGGCGGCGGGCCGGCCGGTGCGGTCGGAACAGCCGCGCCGGCCTGGGGAGCGGCGCCGCCTTGCGGCGCGGCCGGGTCTGGTAAGGTAGGCAATTCGTTCATGGCCGTGATTGTAACGCGGCGAGCAGGCGCTCGTCGCCGGATCCTGTGAGCGTAATCCGGGTCAAACCCAGCAGCCGCGCCGTTTCGGCAATCCGGGCGTGCGGCACGATCAGATGCTGTTGTTGCATTTTTGCCACAGCGTCATCGCCGCTTATCCCATCCGTCCCGCCGCAGCCCAGTTCCTCCAGCAGTACGAACAGGCCGCGCAGCGCTTCCGAGCTGGTGACGATCCAGTCGTTCGGTCCGGCCAGCAGCGCCCGCAGCCTGGCCGCGAACGCCGGCGTCAATGCCGGCACGCTGCGGCGGTAGGCGGGAATCGCCGTCACGCGGGCGCCGGCGGCGCGCAGGCTGTCGCCCATCAGTTCGCGGCCCGATTCGCCGCGCACGATCAGCACCTCCCTGCCGTTCAGCGCGGGCAAGTCGAGCGCGGCCATCAGGTGTTCGGAATCGCTGTGCGCGGGGTCGAGCGGGCTGACGATATGGGCCGTGGCCGGCGTGATGCCGTGCGCCGCCAGCGCAGCGCGGCTGCCCTCGCCCACCACGGCCAGCGTGACGTCCGGCGGCCAGGTATCGGGAAACTGCGCGGGAAACTGCGCGGGCAACTGCGCGCGCAACGACGCGATCTGCGCGAACGCCGCATCGATCGCGTTCGGCGACACGAACGCCACCAGCGCGAATTCGTGCAGCCGCGCCAGCACGGCGCGCAGCGGGCCAGCATCCGGCAGCGGCGCGATGTCGAGCAGCGGCAGCACTTCGGCACGCCGCCCCAGCGCGGTCACGCGTTCGGCCAGCGGCAAGGCCTGCGCGAGCGGACGGGTGATGACGACGGCGCCGGCCATCCGTCAGGCGCCGTTGCCGTCCGCCTCGGCGAGGCAGGAAGCAAGGATCGCCACGGCATCCTGCTCGCGCAGTTTGGTGGCGACCTGGTCGCCCAGCTGGGCCGCATCGGTGGCCGGCCCGTGCACCTCGGCACTGGCGACGCGCTTGCCGTCCGGCGTGGCGACCATCGCGCGCAGGTGCATCTGGCCGCCTTCGATGGTGGCGTGCGCGGCCAGCGGCACCTGGCAGCTGCCGCCGAACACCTTCGACACGCGGCGCTCGGCCGTGACGGCCTGCGACGTGGGCACATGGTTCAGCGGCGCCAGCAGTTCCACCAGGTCCACGCCATCGGTGCGGGCGGCGATCTCGATCGCCATCGCGCCCTGCCCCGCGGCCGGCAGGCTGTCGTCCGGATCGAGCACGGCGCGGATGCGCTGCGGCATGCCCAGCCGCTTCAGGCCCGCCGCGGCCAGGATGATGGCCGCGTAGTCGCCGCGGTCCAGCTTGCCAAGGCGGGTGTCGAGGTTGCCGCGCAGCGGTTTTATCACGAGGTGGGGATAGCGCGCCGCGATCAGCGACTGGCGGCGCAGGCTGCTGGTGCCGACCACGGCGCCGGCCGGCAGCTCGGCCAGGGAAGCGTAATCGTTGGAGACGAACGCGTCGCGCGGGTCTTCGCGCTCGAGCACGGCCGCCAGCGCGAAGCCTTCCGGCAGCTCCATCGGCACATCCTTGAGCGAGTGCACGGCCAGGTCGGCGCGGCCCTCGGCCATCGCCACCTCGAGTTCCTTGACGAACAGGCCCTTGCCGCCCACTTTCGACAGCGTACGGTCGAGAATCTGGTCGCCGCGGGTCGTCATGCCGAGGATTTCGACGGAACACTGCGGATATAATAATGCCAAGCGTGCGCGCACATGCTCGGCCTGCCACATGGCGAGCCGGCTTTCGCGCGAAGCGATCACCAGCCTGGAGGGAACCTGCTTGCTCGATGCGCCGGTCGATTCGGGCTGCACTGTTTCAGACGTATTAAAAGCTGATGTATTCAAAGCTGCTTCTTTCCTGTACTTTTCGCTGTATTTTCGCTGCTGCTTACGCTTACAGGCGTGCATCAGTTACCTGCGCGTGGTCCGGAGACCACAAATTCTAGCACGCGCATTCCTTGCAGCCGTGGCCACGAGCCCAATGCACCGAACCTCAACTTTGCCACTTCGTAGCGATCAATCCATGGTTAATCAAGTAAGTGCGACAGATAATGAACAACTCAGCGAACAAGGCGCCGCCGACAAGGACGCGCCGCTGAAAGAAGACATCCGCCTGCTCGGCCGCCTGCTCGGCGACGTGCTGCGCGAACAGGAAGGCGAGGAAGTCTTCGCCGTGGTGGAAACCATCCGCCAGACCGCCGTGCGCTTCCGCCGCGAAGCCGACGCCGGCGCCGCCAAGGAACTGGACGGCATGCTGAAGATCCTGACGAAGGAGCAGACCATCTCGGTGGTGCGTGCCTTCTCCTACTTCTCGCACCTGGCCAACATCGCGGAAGACCAGCACCACATCCGCCGCCGCCGGGCCCACCTGCTGGCGGGCTCGCAGCCGCGGCGCGGCAGTACCCGCTTCGCGCTGGCCAAGCTGAAGGAAGCCGGCGTCGACCAGCAAACCGTGCAGGACTTCTTCCAGGAAGCGCTGATCGCACCGGTACTGACCGCCCACCCGACCGAGGTGCAGCGCAAGTCGATCCTGGATGCGGAGCACGACATCGCCCGCCTGCTGGCCGAGCGCGACCTGCCGCTGACGCCGCGCGAAAGCGCCGCCAACCTGCACATG
Above is a window of Pseudoduganella dura DNA encoding:
- a CDS encoding uroporphyrinogen-III synthase, which translates into the protein MAGAVVITRPLAQALPLAERVTALGRRAEVLPLLDIAPLPDAGPLRAVLARLHEFALVAFVSPNAIDAAFAQIASLRAQLPAQFPAQFPDTWPPDVTLAVVGEGSRAALAAHGITPATAHIVSPLDPAHSDSEHLMAALDLPALNGREVLIVRGESGRELMGDSLRAAGARVTAIPAYRRSVPALTPAFAARLRALLAGPNDWIVTSSEALRGLFVLLEELGCGGTDGISGDDAVAKMQQQHLIVPHARIAETARLLGLTRITLTGSGDERLLAALQSRP
- the hemC gene encoding hydroxymethylbilane synthase, whose translation is MQPESTGASSKQVPSRLVIASRESRLAMWQAEHVRARLALLYPQCSVEILGMTTRGDQILDRTLSKVGGKGLFVKELEVAMAEGRADLAVHSLKDVPMELPEGFALAAVLEREDPRDAFVSNDYASLAELPAGAVVGTSSLRRQSLIAARYPHLVIKPLRGNLDTRLGKLDRGDYAAIILAAAGLKRLGMPQRIRAVLDPDDSLPAAGQGAMAIEIAARTDGVDLVELLAPLNHVPTSQAVTAERRVSKVFGGSCQVPLAAHATIEGGQMHLRAMVATPDGKRVASAEVHGPATDAAQLGDQVATKLREQDAVAILASCLAEADGNGA